One segment of Thamnophis elegans isolate rThaEle1 chromosome 16, rThaEle1.pri, whole genome shotgun sequence DNA contains the following:
- the FUT7 gene encoding alpha-(1,3)-fucosyltransferase 7: protein MAPMAKFWAGASLLGIVLFWNAPLLFKLSDDPPRFTRHNSTLSLLIWSWPFGAATDLTGDVCSRLYGITGCQLTTNRHLFNQVDVVVFHHWELQYERRDRLLSKAHPGQKWVWASLESPSNTKALEGWTGKEWNWVLSYRRDADLFFPYGELVPHSLEVVEIPEKTGLVCWVISNYHASQARAVMYHELSRHLRIDVFGKANRKLLCPDCLLPTISKYRFYLAFENSIHRDYITEKLWKNAFLAGSVPIVLGPSRANYEQFIPANSFIHVDDFSSAKDLATFLTTMNESHYRNFFAWKRNYTVRLHQDWRERFCSICQQYPHLPPNKLYPDLKRWYWDY, encoded by the coding sequence ATGGCCCCCATGGCAAAGTTCTGGGCAGGTGCGTCTCTCCTTGGCATCGTCCTCTTCTGGAATGCCCCACTTCTCTTCAAGCTGTCCGATGACCCTCCAAGATTTACAAGGCACAACAGCACCTTGAGCCTCCTGATCTGGAGCTGGCCCTTTGGGGCAGCCACAGACCTGACCGGTGATGTCTGCTCCAGGCTGTATGGCATCACGGGCTGCCAACTGACCACAAACCGCCACCTGTTCAACCAAGTGGACGTtgtggtgttccatcactgggaACTCCAGTATGAAAGAAGGGACCGTCTGCTGTCCAAGGCCCACCCTGGGCAAAAGTGGGTTTGGGCCTCCCTGGAATCTCCAAGCAACACCAAAGCCCTGGAGGGCTGGACGGGGAAGGAATGGAACTGGGTCCTCTCATACAGGCGAGACGCTGACCTCTTCTTCCCCTATGGGGAGCTGGTGCCTCACTCGCTGGAGGTGGTGGAGATCCCAGAGAAAACGGGCTTAGTGTGCTGGGTGATCAGCAACTATCATGCCTCCCAAGCCAGGGCAGTGATGTACCATGAACTGTCCAGGCACCTCAGAATCGACGTGTTCGGGAAGGCCAACAGGAAGCTGCTGTGCCCAGACTGTTTGCTACCAACCATCTCCAAGTACAGGTTCTATCTGGCCTTCGAGAACTCCATCCACCGGGACTACATCACAGAGAAGTTGTGGAAGAACGCCTTCCTTGCCGGCTCCGTGCCCATCGTCCTGGGCCCCTCCCGCGCCAACTACGAGCAGTTCATCCCCGCCAACTCCTTTATCCACGTGGACGACTTCAGCTCAGCCAAGGACTTGGCCACTTTCTTGACCACCATGAATGAGAGCCACTACCGGAACTTCTTTGCCTGGAAGCGGAACTACACGGTCAGACTCCACCAGGACTGGCGGGAACGGTTCTGCTCCATCTGCCAGCAGTACCCCCACTTGCCCCCAAATAAACTCTACCCGGACCTGAAGCGCTGGTACTGGGATTACTAG